One Falsarthrobacter nasiphocae DNA segment encodes these proteins:
- the glnA gene encoding type I glutamate--ammonia ligase — MDRQQEFVLRTIEERDVRFVRLWFTDVVGSLKSVALAPAEVEGAFAEGLGFDGSSIEGLARVYEADMLLQPDPSTFQILPWRGETESTSRMFCDIHTPDGEPATADPRNVLKRTLAKAADMGFTCYTHPEIEFYLLKSDSLDASGRPVPVDNAGYFDHVPGGVAQDFRRTAVTMLENVGISVEFSHHEGGPGQNEIDLRYADALQTADNIMTFRTVVKEVALLEGAYATFMPKPFSDQPGSGMHTHISLFEGDTNAFFEAGAEYQLSRTAKQFIAGMLRHAPEFTAVTNQFVNSYKRLWGGGEAPSYLSWGHNNRSALVRVPLYKPSKGQSARVEYRGMDSAANPYLAYAVLIAAGLKGIEEGYELPDPTEEDVWSLTSAERRQLGHDPLPSSLHDAIRTMEESEFVADVLGEQVFRSFLRHKQGEWDEYRAEVTPFELKRNLGIL, encoded by the coding sequence ATGGACCGGCAGCAGGAGTTCGTCTTGCGGACCATCGAGGAGCGGGACGTGCGGTTCGTGCGGTTGTGGTTCACGGACGTGGTGGGCTCGCTCAAGTCGGTGGCGCTTGCGCCCGCGGAGGTCGAGGGCGCGTTCGCGGAGGGGCTCGGCTTCGACGGCTCCTCGATCGAGGGGCTCGCGCGCGTCTATGAGGCGGACATGCTCCTGCAGCCTGACCCCTCGACGTTCCAGATCCTTCCCTGGCGCGGTGAGACCGAGTCCACCTCGCGCATGTTCTGCGACATCCACACGCCGGACGGCGAGCCGGCCACGGCTGACCCGCGCAACGTCCTCAAGCGCACGCTCGCCAAGGCTGCCGACATGGGCTTCACGTGCTACACGCACCCGGAGATCGAGTTCTACCTTCTCAAGTCGGACTCCCTCGACGCCTCCGGCCGCCCCGTCCCCGTGGACAACGCAGGGTACTTTGACCACGTCCCGGGCGGCGTCGCGCAGGACTTCCGCCGCACGGCCGTGACCATGCTGGAGAACGTCGGCATCTCGGTGGAGTTCAGCCACCACGAGGGCGGGCCGGGCCAGAACGAGATCGACCTCCGCTACGCCGACGCCCTTCAGACCGCGGACAACATCATGACGTTCCGCACGGTGGTCAAGGAGGTGGCGCTCCTTGAGGGCGCGTACGCGACCTTCATGCCCAAGCCGTTTTCTGATCAGCCCGGCTCCGGCATGCACACCCACATCTCCCTCTTCGAGGGGGACACCAACGCGTTCTTCGAGGCCGGCGCCGAGTACCAGCTCTCCCGCACGGCCAAGCAGTTCATCGCGGGCATGCTCCGGCACGCCCCGGAGTTCACCGCCGTGACCAACCAGTTCGTCAACTCCTACAAGCGCCTCTGGGGCGGCGGCGAGGCGCCGAGCTACCTCTCGTGGGGCCACAACAACCGCTCCGCGCTCGTCCGCGTGCCGCTGTACAAGCCGTCGAAGGGCCAATCCGCCCGCGTCGAGTACCGTGGCATGGACTCCGCAGCCAACCCGTACCTCGCGTACGCCGTGCTCATCGCCGCGGGTCTCAAGGGCATTGAGGAGGGCTACGAGCTGCCGGACCCCACCGAGGAGGACGTCTGGTCGCTGACCTCCGCGGAGCGCCGCCAGCTCGGCCACGACCCGCTCCCGAGCTCCCTGCACGACGCGATCCGCACCATGGAGGAGAGCGAGTTCGTGGCGGATGTGCTCGGCGAGCAGGTCTTCCGCAGCTTCCTGCGCCACAAGCAGGGGGAGTGGGACGAGTACCGCGCGGAGGTCACGCCGTTCGAGCTCAAGCGGAACCTCGGGATTCTCTAG
- the panB gene encoding 3-methyl-2-oxobutanoate hydroxymethyltransferase: protein MTEQSAPYPSASPAPSTSPSQGGRVRTRHLQACKDEGRRFAMLTAYDHLTASLFEQSGVDVLLVGDSAANTVLGESTTLPMTVEDLLVFTRAVSRGARRALVVADLPFGSFENSPEQAFTTAARFLKEGGAHAVKIEGAAQTAPTVRHLSSHGIPVIAHIGFTPQSEHALGGYRVQGRADDEAARLLDAARALEDAGAFAVLMEMVPAAVAARVDEALRVPTIGIGAGAATTGQVLVWQDALGLTQGRTPRFVKQYARLADELRAGVEAYVDEVLTGAFPTEQHSF, encoded by the coding sequence ATGACCGAGCAGAGCGCGCCGTACCCCTCCGCGTCCCCCGCCCCCTCAACGAGCCCCTCCCAGGGCGGCCGCGTGCGCACGCGCCACCTCCAGGCGTGCAAGGACGAGGGGCGGCGCTTCGCCATGCTCACGGCCTACGATCACCTCACGGCGTCCCTCTTTGAGCAGTCCGGCGTCGACGTCCTCCTCGTCGGCGACTCCGCCGCGAACACGGTCCTCGGCGAGTCCACGACCCTCCCCATGACCGTCGAGGACCTCCTCGTCTTCACCCGCGCGGTCTCGCGGGGAGCTCGCCGCGCGCTCGTCGTCGCGGACCTGCCCTTCGGCAGTTTCGAGAACTCGCCCGAGCAGGCATTCACCACGGCCGCGCGCTTCCTCAAGGAAGGCGGCGCGCACGCCGTCAAGATCGAGGGCGCCGCCCAGACCGCCCCCACGGTGCGGCACCTCTCCTCCCACGGCATCCCGGTGATCGCGCACATCGGCTTCACTCCCCAGAGTGAGCACGCGCTCGGCGGGTATCGCGTCCAGGGAAGGGCCGACGACGAGGCTGCGCGCCTCCTCGACGCCGCCCGGGCGCTCGAGGACGCCGGGGCCTTCGCCGTCCTCATGGAGATGGTCCCCGCCGCCGTCGCCGCCCGCGTGGACGAGGCCCTGCGCGTGCCGACCATCGGCATCGGTGCGGGCGCCGCGACGACCGGTCAGGTCCTCGTCTGGCAAGACGCGCTCGGCCTGACACAGGGCCGCACGCCCCGGTTCGTCAAGCAGTACGCCCGCCTCGCAGACGAGCTGCGGGCGGGCGTCGAAGCGTACGTGGACGAGGTGCTCACGGGGGCGTTCCCCACCGAGCAGCACTCGTTCTAG
- a CDS encoding SPOR domain-containing protein encodes MAAEYWFNLDTNTVEEGDGSNKAHLMGPYPTYEAAAHALEQAHANTERWDAEDEADELER; translated from the coding sequence ATGGCTGCTGAATACTGGTTCAACCTGGACACGAACACCGTGGAGGAGGGCGACGGGAGCAACAAGGCTCACCTCATGGGCCCGTACCCCACCTACGAGGCCGCGGCGCACGCCCTTGAGCAGGCCCATGCGAACACGGAGCGCTGGGACGCGGAGGACGAGGCGGACGAGCTCGAGCGGTAG
- the map gene encoding type I methionyl aminopeptidase translates to MSHNLPAAPDTAPLGALTPGRVEPMLPVPAAITRPEYVGRDTAAEGNDSNMYTPEEIERVRAAGRVAARAMREAMAAAVPGATTAEVDRVAHEYMLDHNAYPSTLGYKGYPKSCCTSLNEVICHGIPDSTVLEEGDILNIDVTAYLDGMHGDTNAMVIVGETDEESRLLVERTETALNRAIKAVAPGREINVIGRVIETYARRFGYGVVRDFTGHGVGREFHSGLIVPHYDAAPAYSTVMKPGMIFTIEPMLTLGTIEWDMWADDWTVVTRDRKRTAQFEHTLVVTEDGADILTLP, encoded by the coding sequence ATGTCCCACAATCTCCCCGCCGCTCCTGACACCGCACCCCTCGGGGCGCTGACGCCTGGCCGGGTGGAGCCCATGCTCCCCGTGCCCGCCGCCATCACCCGCCCCGAGTACGTGGGCCGGGACACCGCCGCCGAGGGCAACGACTCCAACATGTACACGCCCGAGGAGATCGAGCGGGTCCGGGCCGCCGGCCGCGTCGCCGCCCGCGCCATGCGTGAGGCCATGGCCGCCGCCGTCCCCGGCGCCACGACCGCCGAGGTGGACCGCGTGGCCCACGAGTACATGCTGGACCACAACGCCTACCCCTCGACACTCGGGTACAAGGGCTACCCCAAATCGTGCTGCACATCCCTCAACGAGGTCATCTGCCACGGCATCCCCGACTCGACCGTGCTCGAGGAGGGGGACATCCTCAACATCGACGTCACCGCCTACCTCGACGGCATGCACGGGGACACAAACGCGATGGTCATCGTCGGCGAGACCGACGAGGAGTCCCGCCTGCTCGTCGAGCGGACCGAGACCGCCCTCAACCGCGCGATCAAGGCCGTCGCGCCGGGGCGAGAGATCAACGTCATCGGCCGCGTCATCGAGACGTACGCCCGCCGCTTCGGCTACGGCGTGGTCCGGGACTTCACCGGGCACGGCGTGGGGCGCGAGTTCCACTCGGGCCTGATCGTCCCCCACTACGACGCTGCCCCCGCGTACTCCACCGTCATGAAGCCGGGCATGATCTTCACCATCGAGCCCATGCTCACCCTGGGTACCATCGAGTGGGACATGTGGGCGGACGACTGGACGGTCGTCACCCGCGACCGCAAGCGAACCGCCCAGTTCGAGCACACCCTCGTTGTCACCGAAGACGGCGCAGACATCCTCACCCTCCCCTGA
- the ppgK gene encoding polyphosphate--glucose phosphotransferase yields MSKDTSTKHPRLAIGVDIGGTGMKGGIVDLKKGKLVGERFRIPTPQPATPEAVAEVLGQIVAELDSRGEDLDPNTPVGVCFPAIIKNGVALSAANIDKSWIGTDVDALFTKQLGREVSVFNDADAAGVAEAAYGAGVGVSGTVLVITLGTGIGSAFIHNGVLVPNAELGHLEIDGHDAETQASAAARERIDMPFREYAETRLQRYFSHVEFLFSPELFIVGGGISKRADEFLPYLSLRTPIKPAQLKNNAGIVGAALQSNRVSDQVTPVEPKSKKK; encoded by the coding sequence ATGAGCAAGGACACCAGCACGAAGCACCCGCGTCTCGCCATCGGCGTCGACATCGGCGGCACCGGCATGAAGGGCGGCATTGTCGACCTCAAGAAGGGCAAGCTCGTGGGCGAGCGCTTCCGGATTCCGACGCCGCAGCCGGCCACGCCTGAGGCTGTCGCCGAGGTTCTGGGCCAGATTGTGGCGGAGCTGGACTCCCGGGGCGAGGACCTCGACCCCAACACGCCCGTCGGCGTCTGCTTCCCCGCCATCATCAAGAACGGCGTGGCGCTGTCCGCCGCGAACATCGACAAGTCCTGGATCGGGACCGACGTCGACGCGCTCTTCACGAAGCAGCTGGGCCGCGAGGTCTCTGTGTTCAACGACGCTGACGCGGCGGGCGTCGCCGAGGCTGCGTACGGCGCGGGCGTCGGCGTCTCCGGCACGGTTCTCGTCATCACGCTCGGCACGGGCATCGGCTCGGCCTTCATCCACAACGGCGTCCTCGTCCCGAACGCCGAGCTCGGCCACCTGGAGATCGACGGCCACGACGCCGAGACGCAGGCCTCCGCCGCGGCGCGGGAGCGAATCGACATGCCGTTCCGCGAGTACGCCGAGACCCGCCTCCAGCGGTACTTCTCCCACGTGGAGTTCCTCTTCTCCCCTGAGCTGTTCATCGTGGGCGGCGGGATCTCGAAGCGGGCGGACGAGTTCCTCCCGTACCTGTCGCTGCGCACCCCGATCAAGCCCGCCCAGCTGAAGAACAACGCCGGCATCGTGGGCGCCGCGCTCCAGTCCAACCGGGTCTCCGATCAGGTGACGCCCGTGGAGCCGAAGTCCAAGAAGAAGTAG
- a CDS encoding TetR/AcrR family transcriptional regulator has translation MPRTIDLDERRRTLAEAVWAVAREEGVQAVSVRSVAAAAGVAVGSLRHVFPSRTDLLRYASDLMKERAGERIRAERLDGTPQENVFAVLRHVLPLTPDTRVDMELYLTLVAEASRTPALETVRESAAEGLRHLCSVVVARLWGDAPLDEATASEEALRLMCFVDGLAISLHMGSISGEEAERAVLRESEMILSRAAASRRALATYPASAAEPPHE, from the coding sequence ATGCCCCGGACCATCGACCTCGACGAGCGCCGCAGGACTCTGGCGGAAGCCGTCTGGGCCGTGGCCCGTGAGGAGGGCGTCCAGGCGGTGAGCGTTCGCTCCGTTGCAGCGGCAGCCGGGGTGGCGGTCGGCAGTCTGCGGCACGTCTTCCCGTCCCGCACTGATCTGCTCCGATATGCCTCGGACCTCATGAAGGAGCGGGCCGGTGAACGCATCCGTGCTGAGCGCCTCGACGGGACGCCGCAGGAGAACGTCTTCGCTGTACTGCGACACGTGCTCCCTCTGACGCCCGACACGCGGGTCGACATGGAGCTCTATCTGACCCTCGTCGCGGAGGCGTCCCGCACGCCCGCTTTGGAGACCGTCCGGGAGTCGGCCGCGGAGGGGCTTCGGCACCTGTGCAGCGTCGTTGTCGCGCGCCTCTGGGGGGACGCTCCACTCGATGAGGCGACGGCGTCCGAGGAGGCGCTTCGGCTGATGTGCTTCGTGGACGGTCTGGCCATCAGCCTGCACATGGGCTCCATCTCCGGCGAGGAGGCCGAGCGGGCCGTCCTTCGGGAGAGCGAGATGATCTTGAGCCGCGCCGCAGCGTCACGCCGCGCGCTGGCGACGTACCCCGCGTCTGCCGCCGAACCACCTCACGAATGA
- the nrdR gene encoding transcriptional regulator NrdR translates to MYCPYCRNEDSRVVDSRLVEDGTAIRRRRLCPACHRRFTTVETTSLSVIKRSGVAEPFSRTKVMSGVGKACQGRPVSEDDLSKIAQEVEETIRAKGVAEVDANEVGLAILAPLRRLDQVAFLRFASVYQGFESLEDFEAAIADLRAQPGPKDLPPEGEQRPLTAR, encoded by the coding sequence ATGTACTGCCCGTACTGCCGCAACGAGGACTCTCGCGTCGTGGACTCCCGACTTGTCGAGGACGGCACGGCCATCCGGCGCCGCCGGCTCTGCCCTGCGTGCCACCGGCGTTTCACCACGGTGGAGACGACGAGCCTCTCTGTCATCAAGCGCTCAGGCGTGGCCGAGCCGTTCTCCCGCACGAAGGTCATGTCCGGTGTGGGCAAGGCCTGCCAGGGTCGGCCCGTCTCCGAGGATGACCTGAGCAAGATCGCCCAGGAGGTCGAGGAGACGATTCGGGCCAAGGGCGTGGCCGAGGTCGACGCGAATGAGGTGGGGCTGGCGATTCTGGCCCCCTTGCGGCGGCTGGACCAGGTGGCGTTCCTGAGATTCGCCAGCGTGTATCAGGGCTTCGAGTCTCTCGAGGACTTCGAGGCGGCCATCGCGGATCTGCGCGCGCAGCCGGGCCCCAAGGACCTCCCGCCCGAGGGGGAGCAGCGCCCGCTCACGGCCCGCTGA
- the hisD gene encoding histidinol dehydrogenase, producing the protein MPDDQTAAPLRRLDLRESAAHGSDLRELMPRLGEDLPDVRGAVEAVIADVRSRGHLALAELADKFDGGAPPHVLVPAADREAALAGLDPRVRAALEESISRAREFAAAMTPGEASVEYPGGARVTARYTPVDRVGVYVPGGLAVYPSSVIMNVVPAQAAGVGSIALATPPQAEFGGLPHPTILAAAELLGVTEVLAVGGAQAVAALAYGVSAHEGQAAIAPVDVITGPGNVFVATAKGLVRGVVGIDAEAGPTEIAIVADETADARFVAADLVSQAEHDPRAGSVLITDSLALADDVEAALARAVEQTRHRARVGEALAGPQSGIILVRDVDHALEVADAYAAEHLEIHTRDAAAVAARVRHAGAVFVGPFSPVSLGDYAAGSNHVLPTSGTARRASGLNVLSFMKLVQVIEYPEAGLAAVAPHIRALADAEDLPAHGDAVDIRFRDEDAR; encoded by the coding sequence ATGCCTGACGACCAGACCGCCGCACCTCTTCGCCGCCTCGACCTGCGCGAGAGCGCCGCGCACGGGTCGGACCTGCGCGAGCTCATGCCGCGCCTCGGGGAGGACCTTCCCGACGTGCGGGGTGCTGTCGAGGCTGTCATCGCGGACGTTCGCTCGCGCGGTCACCTCGCGCTGGCGGAGTTGGCGGACAAGTTCGACGGCGGGGCGCCCCCGCACGTCCTCGTCCCCGCAGCGGACCGCGAGGCCGCCCTGGCGGGCCTGGACCCGCGGGTGAGGGCGGCCCTGGAGGAGTCGATCTCCCGCGCGCGGGAGTTTGCCGCCGCCATGACGCCGGGCGAGGCCTCCGTGGAGTACCCCGGTGGGGCCCGCGTGACGGCCCGCTACACTCCCGTGGACCGAGTGGGCGTGTACGTGCCGGGCGGGCTCGCGGTGTACCCGTCCTCGGTCATCATGAACGTTGTGCCGGCGCAGGCGGCGGGCGTCGGCTCGATCGCGCTGGCCACGCCCCCGCAGGCCGAGTTCGGCGGGCTGCCGCACCCGACGATCCTCGCGGCTGCGGAGCTGCTCGGGGTCACTGAGGTTCTGGCCGTGGGCGGCGCCCAGGCCGTCGCGGCGCTGGCCTACGGCGTGTCGGCGCACGAGGGGCAGGCCGCCATCGCGCCCGTGGACGTCATCACGGGCCCGGGCAACGTCTTCGTGGCCACGGCCAAGGGGCTCGTGCGGGGCGTCGTCGGGATCGATGCTGAGGCCGGCCCCACCGAGATCGCCATCGTCGCGGACGAGACGGCTGACGCGCGCTTCGTCGCGGCTGACCTGGTCTCCCAGGCGGAGCACGATCCGCGCGCCGGAAGCGTCCTCATCACGGACTCCCTGGCGTTGGCCGACGACGTCGAGGCCGCCCTCGCACGCGCCGTGGAGCAGACGAGGCACCGGGCCCGCGTGGGGGAGGCGCTGGCCGGGCCGCAGTCCGGCATCATCCTCGTGAGGGACGTGGACCATGCCCTTGAGGTGGCGGACGCCTACGCGGCTGAGCACCTCGAGATCCACACGCGGGACGCCGCGGCGGTGGCCGCGCGGGTGCGCCACGCGGGGGCCGTGTTCGTGGGGCCGTTCTCGCCCGTCAGCCTGGGCGACTACGCTGCGGGCTCCAACCACGTCCTGCCCACGTCGGGGACGGCCCGCCGGGCGTCCGGCCTCAACGTGCTGAGCTTCATGAAGCTCGTCCAGGTCATCGAGTACCCCGAGGCAGGCCTGGCCGCCGTCGCCCCGCACATTCGCGCTTTGGCGGACGCGGAGGACCTTCCTGCGCATGGCGATGCCGTCGACATCCGCTTCCGAGACGAGGACGCCCGCTGA
- the dnaE gene encoding DNA polymerase III subunit alpha has product MSSENDPFVHLHNHTEYSMLDGAARLDDLFGHAKELGMDSLATTDHGFIFGAFDFWNRARKAGIKPIIGVEAYLTPGTARQDKTRVQWGDGGRDDVSGAGSYTHMTMWAENTPGMHNLFRMSSLASLEGFLYKPRMDRELLETYGKGIIATTGCPSGEVQTKLRLGLYNEAKQAASEFRDILGRENFFCEVMDHGLGIERNVQKDLIRLAKELDLPLVATNDLHYTRAEDADAHAALLCVQSGSTLQDPKRFKFDANEFYLKSPREMRSIWRDHPEACDNTLLIAERCDVEFNTSASYMPNFPVPEGESEESWFVKEVEAGLLYRFPGGVPDDVRKQAEYEIGIITQMGFPGYFLVVADFINWAKNNGIRVGPGRGSGAGSMVAYAMRITDLNPLQHGLIFERFLNPDRVSMPDFDVDFDDRRRGEVIKYVTEKYGDERVAMIVTYGTIKGKQALKDASRVMGFPFSMGERLTKAMPPDVMGKGIALSDVYNQEAKRYSEAEELRTLLANDSEAKQVFETALGLEGLKRQWGVHAAGVIMSSDPLIDIIPIMRREQDGQVITQFDYPTCEGLGLIKMDFLGLRNLTIISDALENIEMNRNETLDLETLEIDDAASYELLQRGDTLGVFQLDGGPMRGLLKLMRPDNFEDISAVLALYRPGPMGANSHTNYALRKNGQQEVTPIHPELEEPLAEILGTTYGLIVYQEQVMAIAQKVAGYSLGEADILRRAMGKKKKEELDKQYATFHQGMLDNGYSEGAVKALWDILLPFSDYAFNKAHTAAYGLVSYWTAYLKANYAAEYMAALLTSVGDDKDKLAMYLNECRRMGITVLPPDVNESALNFTPVGKDIRFGMGAIRNVGANVVNSMVASRQEKGLYESFADFLNKVPAVVCNKRTIDSLVRAGAFDSLGHSRRALSAVHEEAVDTVIVRKRNEANNQFDLFSAFDSGDDAPGGLDVDIPDLPEWEKKEKLAFERDMLGLYVSDHPLRGLDQVLSQLADAPIPSVLSEEGPRDGSIVTISGMITTVERRIAKSSGNQYARIVVEDLSGSMDVMFFGQAYGPIADVLAEDLIVAVKGRLQRRDDGSVTLSAMELQVPDVAEAGTSGPVTISLPVHKATERTINQLRDVLRTHRGTAEVRIRLIEPRSVAHYRLGVDLRVEPSSALSGDLKVLLGPHCLDAPA; this is encoded by the coding sequence GTGTCCAGCGAGAATGATCCCTTCGTCCACCTGCACAACCACACTGAGTACTCGATGCTCGACGGCGCGGCGCGCCTCGATGACCTCTTCGGTCATGCGAAGGAGCTGGGGATGGACTCTCTGGCCACCACGGACCACGGCTTCATCTTCGGCGCCTTCGACTTCTGGAACCGCGCGCGCAAGGCCGGGATCAAGCCGATCATCGGCGTCGAGGCCTACCTGACGCCGGGCACGGCCCGCCAGGACAAGACCCGCGTGCAGTGGGGCGACGGCGGGCGCGACGACGTCTCGGGCGCGGGCTCCTACACGCACATGACGATGTGGGCCGAGAACACGCCCGGCATGCACAACCTCTTCCGCATGTCCTCCCTCGCCTCCCTCGAGGGCTTCCTCTACAAGCCGCGCATGGACCGCGAGCTGCTCGAGACGTACGGCAAGGGCATCATCGCCACGACGGGCTGCCCGTCCGGCGAGGTCCAGACGAAGCTCCGGCTCGGGCTCTACAACGAGGCGAAGCAGGCCGCGAGCGAGTTCCGCGACATCCTGGGACGGGAGAACTTCTTCTGCGAGGTCATGGACCACGGCCTGGGGATCGAGCGCAATGTCCAGAAGGACCTCATCCGCCTCGCCAAGGAGCTCGATCTCCCGCTCGTCGCGACGAACGACCTCCACTACACGCGGGCCGAGGACGCCGACGCCCACGCGGCCCTCCTGTGCGTCCAGTCCGGCTCCACGCTCCAGGACCCCAAGCGCTTCAAGTTCGACGCCAACGAGTTCTACCTGAAGTCTCCGCGCGAGATGCGCAGCATCTGGCGGGACCACCCCGAGGCGTGCGACAACACGCTCCTCATCGCCGAGCGGTGCGACGTCGAGTTCAACACGTCCGCCAGCTACATGCCGAACTTCCCCGTGCCGGAGGGGGAGAGCGAGGAGTCGTGGTTCGTCAAGGAGGTCGAGGCAGGGCTGCTCTACCGCTTCCCGGGCGGCGTTCCAGACGATGTCCGCAAGCAGGCCGAGTACGAGATCGGCATCATCACCCAGATGGGCTTCCCGGGGTACTTCCTCGTCGTCGCCGACTTCATCAACTGGGCCAAGAACAACGGCATCCGCGTGGGCCCCGGCCGCGGCTCCGGCGCGGGCTCGATGGTCGCGTATGCCATGCGCATCACGGACCTCAACCCGCTGCAGCACGGCCTCATCTTCGAGCGCTTCCTCAACCCGGACCGCGTGTCCATGCCTGACTTCGACGTCGACTTCGATGATCGCCGCCGCGGCGAGGTCATCAAGTACGTGACGGAGAAGTACGGTGACGAGCGCGTCGCCATGATCGTCACGTACGGCACGATCAAGGGCAAGCAGGCCCTCAAGGACGCCTCCCGCGTCATGGGGTTCCCGTTCTCCATGGGGGAGCGCCTGACCAAGGCCATGCCGCCGGACGTCATGGGCAAGGGCATCGCGCTGTCCGACGTCTACAACCAGGAGGCCAAGCGCTACTCGGAGGCGGAGGAGCTGCGCACCCTCCTCGCCAACGACTCCGAGGCGAAGCAGGTCTTCGAGACCGCGCTCGGCCTCGAGGGGCTCAAGCGCCAGTGGGGCGTCCACGCCGCCGGCGTCATCATGTCGAGTGACCCGCTCATCGACATCATCCCGATCATGCGCCGCGAGCAGGACGGCCAGGTCATCACGCAGTTCGACTACCCGACCTGCGAGGGCCTCGGGCTCATCAAGATGGACTTCCTCGGGCTGCGCAACCTGACGATCATCTCGGACGCGCTTGAGAACATCGAGATGAACCGCAACGAGACCCTGGACCTCGAGACGCTCGAGATCGACGACGCGGCCTCCTATGAGCTCCTCCAGCGCGGCGACACGCTTGGCGTGTTCCAGCTTGACGGCGGGCCGATGCGCGGGCTCCTCAAGCTCATGCGCCCCGACAACTTCGAGGACATCTCGGCTGTCCTCGCCCTGTACCGCCCGGGTCCCATGGGCGCCAACTCCCACACGAACTACGCGCTCCGCAAGAACGGGCAGCAGGAGGTCACTCCGATCCACCCTGAGCTCGAGGAGCCCCTCGCGGAGATCCTCGGCACGACCTACGGCCTGATCGTCTATCAGGAGCAGGTCATGGCCATCGCGCAGAAGGTCGCTGGCTACTCGCTGGGTGAGGCCGACATCCTCCGCCGCGCCATGGGCAAGAAGAAGAAGGAGGAGCTGGACAAGCAGTACGCCACGTTCCACCAGGGCATGCTGGACAACGGCTACTCGGAGGGCGCCGTCAAGGCGCTCTGGGACATCCTCCTGCCGTTCTCGGACTACGCGTTCAACAAGGCGCACACGGCCGCGTACGGTCTCGTCTCCTACTGGACGGCCTACCTCAAGGCCAACTACGCCGCCGAGTACATGGCTGCTCTCTTGACGAGCGTCGGCGACGACAAGGACAAGCTCGCCATGTACCTCAACGAATGCCGCCGCATGGGCATCACGGTCCTGCCGCCGGACGTCAACGAGTCGGCGCTCAACTTCACGCCGGTCGGCAAGGACATCCGCTTCGGCATGGGCGCCATCCGCAACGTCGGCGCAAACGTGGTCAACAGCATGGTCGCCTCCCGCCAGGAGAAGGGGCTCTACGAGTCGTTCGCGGACTTCCTCAACAAGGTGCCCGCGGTGGTCTGCAACAAGCGGACCATCGACTCGCTGGTGCGGGCCGGCGCGTTCGACTCGCTCGGCCACTCGCGCCGTGCCCTCTCGGCCGTCCACGAGGAGGCCGTGGACACGGTCATCGTCCGCAAGCGCAACGAGGCCAACAATCAGTTTGACCTCTTCAGCGCCTTTGATTCGGGCGACGACGCGCCTGGCGGCCTCGACGTCGACATTCCGGACCTGCCGGAGTGGGAGAAGAAGGAGAAGCTCGCGTTCGAGCGGGACATGCTCGGGCTGTATGTCTCGGATCACCCGCTGCGAGGCCTCGACCAGGTCCTCAGCCAGCTTGCGGACGCGCCGATCCCGTCTGTCCTCTCGGAGGAGGGCCCGCGGGACGGCTCGATCGTCACGATCTCCGGCATGATCACGACCGTGGAGCGGCGCATCGCGAAGTCGAGCGGCAACCAGTACGCGCGGATTGTCGTCGAGGATCTCTCGGGCTCGATGGACGTCATGTTCTTCGGCCAGGCGTACGGGCCTATTGCCGACGTGCTGGCGGAGGACCTGATCGTGGCGGTGAAGGGGCGGTTGCAGCGGCGCGACGACGGGTCGGTCACCCTGAGCGCCATGGAGCTCCAGGTGCCGGATGTCGCTGAGGCCGGCACGAGCGGGCCCGTGACGATCAGCCTCCCCGTTCACAAGGCGACTGAGCGGACCATCAACCAGCTGCGCGACGTGCTGCGCACCCACCGGGGCACTGCGGAGGTGCGGATCCGGCTCATCGAGCCCCGGTCTGTGGCTCACTATCGGCTCGGGGTGGATTTGCGCGTGGAGCCGTCGTCGGCCCTTTCCGGGGACCTCAAGGTCCTCCTGGGGCCGCACTGCCTGGACGCTCCCGCCTGA